In the genome of Hevea brasiliensis isolate MT/VB/25A 57/8 chromosome 14, ASM3005281v1, whole genome shotgun sequence, the window GTTTTTGATGCCAATGGTGCCTGCATGCAGTTTCCTTCCATAATTTAGCCACTATAAAACTCTCCCAAGCCTCCATTATTAGCCAATAATTGGAAAGAAAGAAGAATCAAAAGTTTTGGGGAAACTAAGTCTACAGCTAATACACAAACTCGACAAAACATCAGCAGAGGAGAAGGTGGTCACAGAGGTCACTGGAACCTTATCTACACCATGAAATCTTCATTAGGCCATTTTGAACGTGttgagtaaaaaataaaaaataaaaaaagactaGCAGCTCTTTGGGTTTCATGTGAACAGCcccaatttcttcaatttttcctgcCTTCTGGTTTAACAATGCAAATTTCATTTGATTGTCGGAATGCAAATTGGGCAAAGCTTCTCCAATCTTCCATGCAGTGTCAAGTGAAGGCCCTTTTATTCCTATTCCTAGACTTGCATATCTATTCAGTCCATGAGGTGAAGAATACTAGATGttataatttttagcaatttcttgataagaagtttaaatgtttaatgatttaattgACTATTAGCCTGGTTGATTCTCACATCATACGCTTTTCACCTTAAGTTCCACATTAACAACCTGAGCAAGAGATGTTATTTCTGTTTGTGCAATTATAATGTCAATAACATATTAAACTCATTCTTATATCTATTATAGTTGTTAAGGCACAAAATTCGATAGCTGTAGCATTCCTGTTAGGTAATTTTAATTGTCCAACtggcttttttttatttttttgtggtATCATTTAAAACAAGGATTATTTTGACATAATTGATACACCAACGGACTTTGGAACAATATGCAGAAATCTTGAAAAAGGTGATAAATATATTGAAGATGTCTATAAAGATGTTCAATTCATTTGGGAAAACTGTTATAAGTATGGTAGTAAAGGTGACTATGCATTGGACCTCATGAGCTGCAGCTGGCTTATTCGCTGAACAATCAAGAGGTTCGAGTGGTATGCGTTTTATGATAGTGTTCTTTCTCAATCAAATCTTTTTTATTTGTCTGCTAATGCTCATTTGGTAAACTTGCCTTTCCTTTTATTGGTTGGCACGCGGAAACATTGCCACCACACAAATACTAGGTCTTACTTATCCTAGGTCTTTTTTTGTTGTTATAAATCATAGCTTCAATAATGGAGGAATAGCTATTATTTTAGGACTTGATAACGCtataaaaaaatgaatttcaGTGCTTTAGGCAATAAATCAGtacttttttttatgaaaatatataaattttaatttgtgacATAATTATATCCTCCATTAGTTTTCCTTCAAAATTATCATTAGCTTGCTTACATGGGTCTTAAGCAGGAGTTGTTGGGGCCAAACTATGACGAGAAATAACTAATGTGGCAGGGCAATATATATGGCAACAAATCGGATGAAACATTGCCATAAGATATTTTTTAGTGCCAAATCATATATGCTATCAGAGGAAAAGTTCATGATTGCTACCACAAAGTAACCCTTCTTTCATCCCAAAACATCATAAGTCAACCATGACTCATTCTGATCCTTTATCAATTGGTAAGTACAGCAATTTGTTCATAGTGGGATTTGTGTGGACAGCTGAAACAGCTGATTCATATGTTCATGGTTTGTCTATGTTAGATAGTTTAGGAAAGTTTTTTTTCTTCTTGTTGTTTATTGGTAAATGCTGTGCTCCACTGGTTTAAGGCTGTCTGGCTTCATTTTACCATGGTAGCCTAAGCATCATTCATTTTCATTGTGCCAGGTGCTGAAGGCCCTCAAGGGGAGTAGGACATTGGAGCATCAAGTCAAGGACATGGTAAAAGCGGTCAATCGAAACAGAAGACAAAAAGGCGTGATGGGTATCTCTCTGTACGGGTTAATTGTTTTTCTGTTAATGCGAAGTATATGAAATTTTCCTCCACTGTTCTAGACATATTTTGggaattcttgaaattaaatgGTAATTCCCGGATTCTGAGTATCCAACTTTTAGACGTCTCATTGAGGttatttggtaaatctacattGGCAGCAGATGAATCCAGCAGGAAATGATGAATGGTCATACAAGTAGCAGAGGACAATTTTTTCATCTTTCTTTTGTTGTTTTCATGCTCAATTTTCTGCTGGTCCTGTGAGATATTTTGGATGATTAAATCTTATAGTTGTGAAATTTATTCAGTGTAGTCCAGTTGTTAACTGGTGTTAATAAACTTGGATAAAATCTAATGTAAACATCAAACAGACTCCACGTGGCCCATGTATCAGTGCACCCTGCTTTTGCTTTGTTCTCACATGTTAGACAGTGTCTTAGATTGCACAAAATGTTGTATCGTAATCTTTCTTTGCTTTAAATGACATAGCTAGTTCTAATTTGCAGAAAGCGCCATAACTTGACTGCCTATGCGCCGTATGTGTTCTAAAGCGCCATAGAAGAGAGCGTGAGGAGAATGCTGGACTTGCTAACGGTAAGATTGGAGGCGCTGATAACAAACATGCTCATGAGTTGAAGCAAGAGGTGTGTCTATATTTTTTTACTAATGAATGGTATCCATATTCAAACTTCGTTGATCAAGTAGATATTAAGTTTGTCATAACCAATCCACCATTTCATGTTATATAACTAACAAGTAAaatctatttaatttatattgtaaGATCTTAACTCTCTTGAGATACATAAACAACTAACaagaaaaattcataaatattATTCCAGATCCAAAACTTCAAGAAATAGAAAGAAAACTttgaaaataaagaaaactaaAATTAACCTACTTTGGATCGCTCACACCCAAAGGCTGCCTacgtacctccattacaaaatgGAGGATCAGGTCCACATAGCTCTCAAATCACTTATAATTGACATTTCTactttatactttttaattatcaattctaCTGCAAAAATTTTAACCATTTCCAATTCTTGCAAAAAATTCAGCAACATCTTCCTTGATGTAAAATGGACATTTTCCTTattcaaactcaaatttcaacagaCAATTTTCAATTGAGACAAGCGCCCATCCAAAGTTTCacacacataataataataataataacaataatacaaAGATAGATAGGTAAAATCCATTCTctaacttattttattttattttcacctTTAGCATCACAAAGAATGCCTAAAATATTAGTATATGGTTCGACCTACCACTTCGTAATTTCTACATTATGAATATGGTAGTGTGTCATTTAATCAACCTCAATTCCAACCTCACAACCAAAGTTGATTTAATAATAACAAAATAGATATTTGACTCCAAATCTAGAATGATTACATATGCACCAACTATAATAACTCCACTTTCAAGAATTTTATGTATCATTCAATTAACTAGAATATCATAAATACCgcccaaaaataaaatcacaaagcaatattcaagaataaaattttaattatatttcacCTACCCTTGGAGAAATAAGGCTCAGATTATTGTTATATTTAAATACACAAAATTTACCTAGTTTTAGCAAACATAATTTAGTTAAGctcgtaaacaagacactagtccCCTTGTTGAGCTTAGCAAATAGAtgaaatttaaattgttgaagtaTTTAATCTTGAAGGTCCTATGGAGATACAAAGCTGAatcaattggaaaaaaaaaaaaaaaaaaaaaatatatatatatatatatatatatatatatatatatatataaacaaatgcAAGTACTTGTtaaatcattttattattattattattatgaagcgGCAGATTAAACAGGCTTAGAAAATAAATCTTGTTCCACCTCAAAATCTCTTTTAATGCATAAACTCCTCCACCTAGCCTAACTCTTCACATATAGGTCATTGGTAGATATTGCATTATCAGCAGAGTAACAAGttttgtttttttaaaaaaatcatcaaTCCCCAATTTCTCATACTAAAATTTCATACTCTACTAATTGATTGATTAGTTAGACACAAATCATGTCATCTTTTTAACATTTCAATAGCATGAAAGAATGAGTAACAATTCTAATGACTTATTAATTTAATTCAGAGCTATTATACTCGGGCATCAATACCCTAATGTAGTTTAACTAATGCTTCGACAAATGAAAAGggaaaaatacaagaaagaaaTATAAACTGGTTACTGCTGGTGTCTGTGCTTCGCTTATCTCCAACAAATAGACTATCTAGTGATGGTGCTGAAAATAAGAGGCTCAACAGACCTTAATGGCAGCCTCCACATGTTGAATTTCATTGAAGCTTTATGAATTTGGAACCTTCAAGTTCTGTTCCCAAATATTTGATTTTCCTTCTCCACTAATTCACAGTTGCCTTGCTTTGCTTCTCTACTGGGTTGGAGAACAATAGGATCACTTCTTTCCCTATTATCGATCATTGATTccacatctctctctctctctctctctctctctctctctctctcttgtgttAAGTCAGTAAAGTCACAACTCGATTCCTTCATGCAATGTGATGCCACGACGATGACCTGAGGTGGAGCAGCAGTTGATAAGATGCGATGAGACGATGCCATGGAGGAAGGAACTGAGGGGTGAGGGTTGATGCTGCTGGGCTGAAGTTTGGAGTGAGGGCCAAGAAGAGTGGCAGATGAGGAAATAAAGAATCCATGATGAATTGTGAAGATgtcttaggatttttttttttttttcagcagcTTCTTTTTCCCTAAAAAGAGTCTAGatctttcttaattttttattattattatttttaattaattcttatttAAAGATCTCCctcattatcattattattattattattattatcattattatcattatcattatATTGCCTTTCTCTTTTTTTAACGTTCGTTTAGCATTGAATTTCAGAGTctgaaattatttatttgaataaaaatataattttaaatattattgagAAAAGTAATTTAGAAAAAgctgttttgttattttagtatttttatagctaaaattaattaaatttaatttttaattattttttaacactttctaataatatatttaaaaaaataattttctcaacaataGTTTCAACAGTAATGTCAAATAGGTTCTTAGACTAACTAGAGTATTCTAGTCTTTCCGTCAAATTTCAACGCTTATTGTATTATAAGTGTTATTATTCACGCTAATACAAGGGTGTGGGCGTTACAAAGTTGGTTTGATAATATGTGGCTTATAACAACATCCGATTTGACAAGATCTTGGTTACATACCCAATATTTCTTGAATTTACCGATATGTGTTGGTGGTTACAGATGGCACCTTAGTGTGCACCCCTTTTTGTTCTTAGCAGTTATAGAACAAAATTGCAATATGGTGGAAAACCAGCTAGTTTAATCATCTTAGTCAATGTCTCTGGAATTTTGCTCATAAAAAGTTAATGTAAATTATAAACATGCATATGTATGCGCATGATTACTTACTTTTATATGTTGATTGAGTGTAATAAATGGTTACATACTGATTCCTCTGTTAATTTGTCCCCAAGATAATTATTGTCTTGTGGTTCAGCAGAAAGACAATTATTGCCCATTTGCTAATGTGCTAAATTCTGCAGTAGAATTTCTGTTTTATATGAAATATTGAATTAGCAGGAAATGAGGGAATCTATATGCATTTGTACAAATGCATGCCAAATCAATTAGTTGGGTGGTTATCTGGAGGGTCCCACTTAATGGCATCGAATTTTCCTTTAAATTATGAAATGTAAATATTGACTGGCTAGATTGTGCATACATGTTTAAAAAGTGTGCTTGAGTTTTGAGGTTCAATCTCATTGATTGTAGTCCCCTTTTCTATAATAGAATTGGTTTGTGAGATCAGCACATTAGTGGAGAAAGAAGAGGATAAGTCTCATCCCAATAACTGTTTCTGGGATTTTTGCCTTTGAGCAAGAAGCAGCTGTCATGGGTTTCTTTGATTTTgtcttgtaaataaattttccaaACGTAATAAGGTTGGCACCACCTTGGTTCCCTTTGTAGTATTCTTCTCTTTGCTTATTTGTTACAAAaagaataatattaaaatttcatgTTGTGaagtgaaaataataataataataataatacttgtttgttctctctctctctctctctcacacacacacacacacacttttgAAGGGATGTTCACTTATAGAAAGTCCAGGAGATGAAGATTCATCATCAAATATGGGCGAATCAATAGATCCAGATGCAGATGCTGAGGTGGAAGAAAAGGGACGGGTGAAAATAGGGGATAGTGAGCATCTGTAGAGCCCTGTTAAGGAGAAGCATGAGGAGGCAGAGGAAGACGATGATGAAGAGGAAGAGGAGAAGAATGAGATAGAGATTCAAAAGAAAGGGAAGGTTGAAATGTCAGAGCAATCAGAGTTTGCTGATAGATCAGGAGAGAAGCCTAGTCAACAATCTCAGCCTGGACTAGCAGGTGCAGTGGACCAAATGCATATCGAGAAGGGACATGCAATAGGACAATATGAGGAAGAAACTCAAAAAGTTCAGCAAAATAAGAATAAGGTAATTCCCTTAACAAATTTAATGTGATGTTTATGTGTGGGCTTGTAAACCAAGTTTGCTTAGCATATTGATGACATAGGAAGCCTAGCATGTGGGTGGGTGGCTGGCTGGATTTTTTGTCATTAGACATTTtctcaataaaataatattaattcatCCATGTCACCATGCCACATTGGAAGATGTACACACACCTTTGGAGACCTATTAACAAGATTGCTAAAATTGAAATCAATCCTAAATGTTAAGggcaaaattgataaaattaaaaatatttaaaattgataatttgatATTCTTTTCCCCCAATTTTACAGCAGGCATAACATTATTTCTCGTGCAAAAAATGCTCACAATACATTTCTATGATGTTAGGTTTTTTATCTGGTACACTGACTCCATTATTTTACACGGTTACAGGAATCACAAGAAGGAGAGCAGAAGGCTATAATGTTTGAGAAGTTCCATTCTGAAAATCCTTTGCTTCTAAATGTGTGCAGAACTCTCTTCCCTGCCAACCATAAATATGTCTGGAGTGGACCTCGCGCACTGGTTCAGCGTGAAGGTTCCCGTCGTAGAAGTTGTATTGATGCTGCTATTGAAATTTTGATGAAGTAGGTACGTTTTGATTACTTCAGATTGCCCCTACAAAGGATCTGAATCAATCTTATGCTCCGCCTGGATCAAATATAATGTTATAGTGTGGCATGTTTGACATAAATGCTTGCATACAAATGGAATGTCTGGTAGTTGGTGGCTCTTCTCAGCTGAGAATGGTAATTTGCTTTGGTATGGTCTTGATTTACAATCCCTAGTCAGCATTTGTTGTGACCTTTTGGGTATGTGGGAAGATACACTGGTATTTCTTGTTGTGAATACACTTGGTAACTGTAATGATTTAATATTGAGCTAAGATTTTTTAGTGTGTTATTGCAGGAAACAATCACTTGTAAAACTGTAAATAGTTGATCCTTTTTATTTCCACACAtctatttcttttcatttctaaaTGAACAGCAGCATTTAAGGTGGAAGCCTAGGAAATTATGTTCAGGGACATTGGGTTTCTGAGGGTGTCAAGCACAAAATCCTAACAATCTCCCACaaggattaatttaaaaatatggtaGAAGCCTTCATGCGCTGAAACCAAAGTTACAATTGCGAACATTCCAAGCTTGGTtagattttgttttttttttcccagAATAGACACTTGTCTATCGGCTTGCGGGCCCACATGGCGAAGTAAAAAAAAGGGGGTTAACTTATATTTAGTTATGAAATAATAGTCAATTTAGTTCTAGGTGAAATAGTTTAAATTATATAATGATGTGAAAATTTAATTCGATTCTTTTTCTTACACATGATTTGTTCTAAAGGAATTCTATGAATAAATTGTGGAGGAGACATATGACAAAGCAAGGATAGAACTTACAAGAGAAAGAAGGAAAGCTAATattaattgaagaaaaaaaatcctTAAAAAATGtgctaaaatttataaattagtctattcattttcaatttaaaataactaaatttttaatattttattttattaaaaaaatagtgcttctattaaattttatatttaaataattaatatattttatatttaaatgatTATATAATGATCATCACTATATATTTCCTCTGTAATGTgtgaaatcaaaattaattaataatcttCATCATATTCCTTAGTGGAAGGCATATGCAAGTATTTTTGTGtcagaattataattttattaaggcTACATATATCTTATgatattttgtctcaaaatttgaattaaattctttaattatattaaaattaagaagtttaaaatttgaattttttttttaaacctaAAAGAAATggcaaatatttaaaataaaataaaagaaatgacccTAATAAAATATGGAGCTGGTGAAGACTCTATATATAGTAGAAATAAAAGGAGAAGCAGAAATGAAGAGCATCAGGATGACGAGGATCACCAATCACTTCTTCAAATATTGGAAGACAACttgaagagaagaagaataaataatgaggaagaagaaaaggaagaggaggcttcttcttcttcttcactcgATCTAAATCTCTCTCTATCTCTTCCTGCTTCCTCTTAACCAAACCCCACTCACTTTCACAACAGGTATAACTCATTTCTAGTTTGCCGATACTTTTTAGCATTCTTAATTGCTTTACTCTTACAAATACCTGCAATCTTTTGCAGCTCTATCATCTGCCGCTCTATTGTCATTTGAGAGAGGGAAGACTATACAGGAGAATAATTAAGCTCAAATCAGGGGAAAAACAACAGGTGAAATGATAAATAGTATCTTCGTTATATGTAATGTGAACAATATTACAATATAATATGTTGTTATGTGAACATACAATCTATTCTGTCATCCACATTACAACATTAGCTTCCAAATCTAACGATTGACTGAAACTGAACCCCACTTCACTTCCAAATCAACTAAGATACACATTGCAAATAAACTACAACTCCTTAACCTGAAGAATAAATAGCCTTTATAATTATAACAGGCTTATAATGGAAAGCTAAAACAATGATAAAATAAGGAAGAGGAACAACAACATCACATTAGAGGAAAACCCCTCCAGTAGAATAAACATTGTAAATAACTAAAAAAGCTCTAAAATGCCTATGGTGTGGGAACAACGCGAATTGAATTTTCTATTGGCTTCTTTACATAATTACTCTTTTGATTGTAGTCCTGGAGAGAGAGAGATTCTTCGTTAGATTGATAAGAGTCATGGGATTAGTAGTTCTCTTGATCGTCGAATCATCATCACATTTCCTGTCTCCTGCTTTTGTATGCTTCTGCACAATAAAAATAGAGTTGCAAAATTAGCAACTAAAAATGAAGAAACATCTAATGGTGGCAATGGAGCAATTAGTGATTCAAACATCAAGTGAAGGGAGAGAGAAGCGATTGGATTTGGGGCTATTCGTCTGAATTCATGGGCTGGACTTAAAAATAACAGCCTTCGGCTGCGAGCTTGCAGGGGGAATGTGCTAAAGAAGGGGCCTAGGTGACTACAACTAGGAGCCGAGCGTGGTTTCAGTCTGAATTGGTGGTTTCTATTTAAAGTTCAGagaatcaaaattttatttttagggGTTTCtctgattttgattttaattcaattttaattttaattaaatttaatggttgaattttttttttttaaattgatttagacTAAAACCGAACTAATTGATTTCGAtccaatttaatttcaattttgataaatttcaatcaaattTTGATTCAGCTCCTAATCCAAATTGGCCTGCGGCACAATGCCCCTCGCGGTGCTTAAAACGTGATGAATGGAAAATGTAATGGTTAACCATGACAATTGACATAGAGTGGCTCcaatattaaaaattcaaatttagcaTCATCTATTCTAAGTTCTTCTTGAATCTTCTTTTTCCTCTTACCCACCACCGTGGAACCACTTTAGTTATCCaagaaaaatcaatcaaaaagctaagctaaaattaaaattgaaaaattaaaggttaaaattaaaatttgaaattgatttcaagattaaaaattaaatttgaaattgaaactaaaatcaaagttaaaattaattagaagTTAGATCAATAGtaacaatatttttaatttacttagaacttaaatcatttttaattaaataccaTTTTACAATATGCTATTGTTCTAAAACATAAGCTACTCTTCATCTATCACCCTAAAAAACTCATTTAAATtaacaagaaaataaataaaataagtacATGGAGAAAGTTAAAAAGAGAGTTGTGTTTGCTTCTCCACCTTTTGCTGCTAGTGGAGGTGATGGACAACGCCGACGAAGGGGAAAGAGGCAATGAAGTGgggagaaaagggaaggaaaaaaATAAAGAGGATCGATTGTTTGGTTAGAAAATTCTAATTTTTAAGCATACCTTTTGTGACGGATTAACTTATCCGTCACAAATTTTATGACGGAAAATTCTATCACAAAATTTGTGACGGAATATATTATGCCGTCACAAATTTGTAACGAAATAATGTATTCCGTCACAAACTTTATGATAAAATTATGTTTCCATAAAAATTTGTGAGGAAATTTATTTTCCATCACAAATTTGTGACATACTGATTTGTTTCACACAAATTTGTGACTGATAGTTATCTTCTGTTACAAATTTGTGAATGATGCTTATTTCACACAAAGTTTTTGACGATAATATTTGTCCTCCACAAATTAGTAACGGATAAATCCATTTGTCACAAATTTATGaacataaatccttagttcttcaatttttacaaaagtagaaagttttttttttagaattaaaaaagaaaacttaaaagaaaatttttcaaaaaaattataggaaattgaaatgtgagaaaacatgtaaatattaaaaaatatagaggcatatgttaattaat includes:
- the LOC131173406 gene encoding uncharacterized protein LOC131173406 → MSEQSEFADRSGEKPSQQSQPGLAGAVDQMHIEKGHAIGQYEEETQKVQQNKNKESQEGEQKAIMFEKFHSENPLLLNVCRTLFPANHKYVWSGPRALVQREGSRRRSCIDAAIEILMK